In Capsicum annuum cultivar UCD-10X-F1 chromosome 8, UCD10Xv1.1, whole genome shotgun sequence, the genomic window TACCGATAACAACGATATTCATTATAGTGATGCACTctatgtaaaattatttttatatatataacaatcaTGCTCAAATATTGTGTAGTACTATattgtaagaaatatattatgcaTTGTATTATATTTACGTGATGCCCATCCATTAGAATCATAAATTATATtgtatgtattaaaaataatattgagtAAATAGGTCAATAACAACTTTTTGAAGATATTAATGCCTTCTCCATCTTCAAAAAGGATCTTAATGCCTTCAAATACCCGAGGaacttttagttaaaaataaggatatattTAGCGTTTAGCTCCAAATAATAGACTATTGTTTTCTGTTaatattattgaatttgtttGACTACTCTGAAACAGCTCTAAGAACCAACAATTTTAAAAATGCAAGAAAGTCAATTACGTGCTAATTTATAGTAATTGGTTGTAACTTATAATATTTGTATTTCTGATCGTATGTTAGGTTTATATTAACGAGTAAGAAACATGCATCATTCAGTATAGACAACAGGCTGTTCAATCAAGAAATTTGGCCAaaatttaatactccctccgtttcgttttagttgaccctcttcctaaaaatatttgtttcaattttattgttccttttgatgaaatcaagagtattttattgtgttcttccaatactaccctcaacattaaatgactaaacaaagtatatttactcaaagcataattaataagactaatttgataaaataaacccctaataaaGTACTTTCTTAAGAGGAGTATCAAGTCAAAAAgggtcaactattttgaaatggaggaagtaattTGTAGTTTAGTTGGATTAAGCGATGACGTGAgaaattacaattttttatttattgaagcAGTTTTGGTGTTTTGATTTTGGAGTCATATTGGGGCGGAGCTAACATGTACTTTGAGCTCGATCATTCAAACCTCCTTCGACGAAAaactatactatttatatattgttcaaattatttttaatgtatatatagtatatattgaattCTTTTTGGCTTGTTCGTACGTGCACTTTTGAACCTCCTTAATAAAAATCTTGATTCCGCCACTCATATATATTCTATATACcaaagtatttatttattttgttcacGTCATTTTTCATTCTGCAATAACATATGTAGAGTACTTATTTAATTCCCGCACTATAAGTTTTCAAAGTTTGACGTTTGTTTGGAAcgataatttatttaaaaattacttaTTGTTCTTTTCCATTTAATACTtgcattttgatatttattttcttttctattcttcCAAGTGTTAGTACTTTATTACACGATTTAGATATGCAAAGCTGGCAAAGACCCAATAATGACTATACAGAAAAAAATTACCAAGCTAAAGAGAAGATGCTCATAAACTCTTAAAtatcactaaaaaaaataaaatatttgacagAATACTCCTATTTATAGTACTAGAAAATATGCATAGATCATCCCCATTTATAATACTAAAAAAGCAAATTAGATTAGGATTAGAAAACCTATTTACTAAAGGTTTCTACTCTTgtattattttcaacatttatttatatttattactaATTAGGGTGATTTCGATGTATTCTATACTATTGCAGCTACAataatcaagttttaaaaattattttacataagTACATGTTTCAGACAAGAACGTTAATTATAACACGAAGTACAGAACTTTTATTTTATAGTGTATATTATTAGCTTTGCCCATCCAACCTTCTCACGTTAAGTGAAAATGGTTATTAGCTAAGCTAAAAAAAATGGTTATGGCAAAATTTCGTTGAAAATGACGATGGGATTTGtgaaagaaataatcatgaaactaaataaaattgTTCATTTGTAGGTTTAGATGACAACTATTTTGATCACGACAAACTGCGATCCATATTAACCATTTACATAAATCTCTGTACGTTATTCCTCATATATGATTATTTTAACTAAACCTTAAAATTAATATTACTGCTttgattttagaaaattaaatactTCACGGTTGCATATTCCAAGTTTTAAAATGTGTTTGCTTGAACACGCACACTCTCGTGCAGTTTTACGTGTGCACTGCAGTAACCGGATTATTCACCATtaaattttacttattattagACAAATGCAAAATTAACAGACAAAACAAAAGGATCTCAATTATTCTCCAAGGtcccaatttaaatataacaatatcagaagaaaaaggtgaaaaatccAACAAAGTTTCTTTTTAATTGCAGGAAATTTCAAGAATTGCAACACTCTGATTTGGCACTTAAGCTTCAGACATAATGCAATCAATTGCCCGTTCGCAAATGCCCGTCATTGTAGCCTCTGGTCCGTAAACCTGCAATAGCAGAATCAACACCAATTATATACCTTATTATCTCTAACTTTTCCTATCATCTGAAAATTTAGGAAGTATATTGTATTTAAAATACAGTTAAGACCGTTTTTGGACGTTCATTTTCCTAGATTCAAACTGGAACCTGTAATTAGTGCGACTTCACAATGatccccaaaaatataaagatggACCAAGCAACTTATGAATGTAACCACAATTAACATCACTACGATCAGGCTAAATGAGTAGTTGGGAAGATGCAACAAGAAAAATAGAATGCctaggatcaaataaagcaaattCAGATAGACAGATGCAGAGTACATCCCTTCTGTGTCATATGGTTAGTATCTATGTTGCTCTGATCCTCTAATAATCCTGTCACACCTATGGAGGGTCCTCCTAAAATGCAAAACGTATCCAGCACTCAATCGTAGTTCATCATTTAATTaagcattaaaaataaaaaatcaagtagTAATTATACAATAATAGTTCATCATTTGATTAAGTATGAAACTACTCAAATCACATTTCGATAAAAATATAAGTTATTTTTCAACAATCTTAAATAACTAATTGTCGTATAAATTATTGTAATATATTCATTAGTTGTATCCCTGAATCCTGTAATCTATATTGATGACTAACCCAACATCTAGATCCAAATCCGTATCAAAGCAACATAGGCTAGAACAGCTTTACTCCTCAAGTTTCATTGGCACATAAAACCTTTTCCAAACAAACATTTTCAGGACCTTCTGATTTGGTAGAAATATTGAAGCAATGAGCATTGAAGATCTGATTCGCGAGTCATTCAGTTATTTAATATTACAAGCACAAGATTTCTTCATGTAAAACTTCCACCACAATTAGTTGCAGTGTTCCATTGTTAGTTTATCCATTCTATGGTGATGTGTGTTGAATTTTTGTCCATTCTATGGCTAAGATTTTATGATGTCTGTTAAATTTCTTAAATGGATTACGTGCTATAATTGAAATTCAGGGACTGTGGTCACAGTAACCTTATAAATAAaggagggaaaaaatattttgcCAAGTGTGATTTCATACCTCAAGGGGAACTCCAAGTTCCTCTCCTAGGGCACGCATTTTTGCTAGACCAGTCTGATAATTGGGACCACCTCTTCGTACATAGATATGCATTCTAGCCGCTTTTAGCTTGGATTCCTGTTTGGATTTTAAGGAAAAACATAGTTTACTGCCTTTTATCTataggaaaagtaaataacttctAGTCTAAAGAACAATGCACAGCCAACCTTCTCCCTAAGAGCCCGAATAATCCCATTGAAAGTAGCAGCAACATCGGTGAAGTTAGCAATGCCACCTCCAACAATGAGAGCTCTCTTACGGCCATCGGGAGTAGCAGTAGCACACTATaaaaacatcaaaccaaacacCGGTTAGGTTAAAATAGGACAAACACCACATGGATATGTTGACTCGGAGAGATAACTGTCAAGTTCATACATCTAGAACTACTCGAGCATATTGCAGAACCTCCTCTTCATTTGGAGCTCCACTATACTCGGCATAGTTACCAAGCTCAGAGGCATAGCCTAAATCCCCTACCTGGTTAAGATATCAGAGTATAAAAGGAGTGAGCTATAAGTGTTTGACATTGCATGAAGGAGGAATACTGACGATAGAAAATGCTTCCTCGCATCAAGTTGTTGCATCGCAAGTTCTGGATATACTTACTGTATCAGCATATATGACGCTGGCACCACCTCCAGCCACCATTGTCCAGATACGACCTTTTGGGTTCAAAACTGTAAATTTTAAGGAGGCACTAGTCTGCAAGATGTCAAGACAAGACAGAATTAACAGAAAGGCTGCAGATATTATGCTCCAATTCCAGAAGAGCAAGTATCAATAGGAAGGCCAGAAAGCTTGGCAGGAATGACAGCCAGCCACCAAGGTTCAAGGATAAATCTATAATGGATCTCTAAAACAATGCATAAAGTTCCTCTAGTTCAGTATCCGGAATAGTTCATGACAGTAAATCCAAGATAAAGTTTTTATCTAACAAAATAATTTGACAAGAACAAACAAGTCAATCTGATAACACTGGTATCAAAACACCTTTGGAAAAAGACTAATAATTGAACTTACTTTCTCATCCAAAGAATGAATGAAGCTTTCGGTAGAACTCAAAACTCTACCGAAGGGCAGAGGAAATTCAATGCTTCCCCACCTGACCAAGTCATAGAGGATGAGACAATAGTAAACTGTTTACTAAATCTGGAAATGCTCACTACTTTTCTACTTCAGATGCTCTCAGGAGAGGAGAAAAGTAAAGCAAGAATAGGCACTTCAACATGCAGAAAACAAGTGAAACCACTTACTTCTTAAAATTTTTGAAGGCTGCTGTGTCATCCAACTCTCCCCTCATATCCAATGGGTAAGGCTCCCCATTTACAAGCGTAAAAGGGTTCATCTCTATGAAACTAAAATCGAGATCTGGGGAATATCAAAGAGAAAGTGACGATGTcgcaaaatcaataaaataatatttgagaataatgatgtcataaaaaactattttaatttaatgaaaaaacTAGCATCCAAGAACAAGTCTAGTTTAACATAAACCAGAAAGGAAGTTTAATTTCCTCTTCATCTGCTTATATAGCGATAAACTACATTATGTTTTCCTCATATAGTCACTGGCACTTGTCTATAAGATAGCTCCAAAAGATGAACAAAGCGGGATGTACAACATAAATGCATGCTACACAGATGTATCATTGTAAAGCATGGGATACCTTGAAACACATTAAAAACACCCATTAGGAAATTGCCAATTGTTCCCCGTACCTGATTCAACAAGAAACTTAGGTTAAGTATCATGTTAGTTAATGAAATGTTAGTAGTTTAATCTtcgaaatcaaaatatttatcagTACTTAAGTGAAAGTCCAGCAATAAGTAGACCAATATATAAACAATTTCCCTCATAGATTAAATATCGAAAATAATAGATACACAATGATACAGACTAAAATAATAATCCTCAAGAATTACCAGCAGTGCACAACATGATCACATGATTTTAATGGCTATTATCCAAGACCTTGTGCTTAGAAAACCATTCCGGCTATTACGGCTCCGCTTAGACTTATGCTGACTTAATCATAGACgatgacaaaaaagaaaatagaagtgtaaaacaaaaactaaaattttagatCACCTCCAAGGGCAGAGTAGCAATAAGTGGAGCACATGCTTCTAGGTTCATAGGTTTCTCTGTTAGAAGGAATATTGTCTTGACCTATATGATatagaaacaaataaaatcttGTTATTacaggaaaaaagaaaataacttgaCTTCCTGGATATTACCAGAATGAATAGAGTAACCAGATTTGtcaaaaaaaactaacaaatagTTGTTAGAGGAGCAAAAACAGTAAACGTTTGGACCAACTAACCTTGTCCCAGTTCTCTTCAATCTCAATGCCTCCACATTCTGAAAAGCTAATTGTACACCCCAACCTTTCAGAGACTATGGAAAGGTAATACTCTTGGTCATGGGGAACAAATGGTTCAACAATAAATGTTGTTATAGGGGCCTTGCAGCCACCCATTTCAACCTAGAAATAGATTCACATGTAAGATGACTATAACACACTAGAAGCAGTAAAAGATTTCAAAACACTTAACCCTCTGCTCACCTCCACACCAAGTCGTGTTTTTACAAACTCAGCAACTCCTGCTAGATCCAGATTCAAAGCTACCAAGCCACTCTTTCCACGCTTCCCAAACAGCATGTCTGGTTTTACAACCAGCTTTGTTGATGAAAGCCATGGATCTTTGTTTGTTAACTCAGTAAAATCTGTAGATTCTGTCACCTACCAAATACCAAATAAACATGAGAACCTGGCAAGAAAAATTATCTGGAACATGAGGAGAAATGATCTTTCAAATCAACACGTAGGAAAATATTTTCGTAACTAAATATCATAGACTCATGTCAACTGTCAAGTATTCTCCATCGTACCAAACACAGATGCACACCAGTTTCTTTCAGCTTATAAAGTGGTTCTCGATTTAACTAATAGACTCTGCAGTAGCTTAAGAGGTGCCTTTAAATGAATAGTTCTCCGAGACACAATTATCCAGTCAACAAAAGCCTCAACAAATCACTAGCAAGCCCGGATTTTCACTAAGGAAGTTCAAAATACAAGAATGTGAACACATGAAGAAGCCAAGGGGATTCAACATCCActacatacacacaaaaaaaataattttgacctCGAATATACAGGTGTAATTTTCCACCGAACCACCTAGCTCCACGGACAAACAAAAAGATCATTCTTTTGCAATGGAAAATACATCATGACCTCTACGGAAATTCTCAAACAAAATGCATACATCACAACGACGAAGCAATAAATTCAACTTTAACGGCAACAAAAATAGCGACTAGGAAAATACACAGCAGATTCGAGTTGAACTGATCAAAAAAACAAGTACCCAGATAAGAAAAAGACACATAGATCAAAACCCCGTTagcaaaaatccaaaaaaacaaTTCATAACCAAAATTCCCATTACAATTAACGAGTAACAGATCAATAAAAAGAGAGAGTACTTGAGCAGAACAGATCTTCAGATCGATGCCACAAAGGCGTTTCAAATGCTCTTTGAGAAGTCTCTTGGAATCATACTCTCTGATCTTCTTCCTCGCCATATTACTACtctgtttttttccttttttacaatTCAAACAAAAAGAACACTTTCTCTTAGACAATTATACAAACAGTTGGTGTGGTTATATAATTAAGTAGCCAGAAACAGAGATCTTAGATTGTAAATTAGTGGGAATTTAGCTTAAGGGAGAAGAATAGTGCGTATTCTCATTCACCAAACAGGCAACAACTGGTTAGTGAGAAAGAAGGAATAGATGGGGGAGATGAATGAGCTGagttggggtgggcccaggggaGTGGGTACTTGGGCGTGTTTAACAATGAGGACTCGTTTCGTTCACCGGATAGGAATTAGGAATGTCCCGTTAAAACTATTTACTTACGTTACTGTTTGTAGGCGTATTGGACGTGAGAAttcttttagctttttttaaaaataaattattttattttaataaaaaattaaaaattataatatttaattttaaaaaatattttactttaataaaaattaattttgaaaaaaaaattacctttttatttttatttctctcacaaacttttaaaaataattttaattgacaTTTACGACCAAACAATACTAAATCTAACTTCAAATCCAACTCTAAAACATTGGAGTATTATTTTTATGGCGGCCAAAGCTTTggatttaaaattaatattatcaGAAGAAACAAGTGGATTATGAAAAGCAGCCAGAAACTTTGTTTGTTTGTCAATTCATATTCACAATCAAACAAAACTAAGGACCCGTTTggtgatgaaaaatattttttttagaattgaagttagagttgaagatgaagttagAGTTGAAATTGTGTTTGACCTTTAATATAAGTTAaagttgttttttaaattttgtgagagaagtatgagtacgaaaaggttaaaacaaataaattttcaaaaaaaaaattgagttaaaaaaattcataatcaaataCAACgtgttttcacctttttcactaaagtgaagtaattttttgaaaaaaaaaataaatttatgactAAACGACTACTAAATCTAACTTCAAATCCAACTCCAACTCTAAAAAGTTGGGAGTATTATTTTTATGGCGGCCAAAGTTTTGGATTTAAAATTAATACTATCAGAAGAAACAAGTGGATTATGAAAAGCAACCAGAAACTTTGTTTGTTTGTCCATATTGCCttctattaattttaaaaaaaattatactactgGCTTATCTAGATACTATTGAAGACCCgtgctattattttttaaactcaatttatatggtacaaataaaattttgataattaattatattttattattttttttagatattttaagtagtTAGCTATTATAATGTATAATgattttttgacattgtaatttgctattttaaattattagccattatattttataatactctccttgtccaaaattttgtagCATTGATggtctaatatattttttagaataatttaaatttttaattaataaaatttataatactttatcttctattttaatttaagtgacactgatataatttcgagagtcaatcaattATCATGATTCAAGTTCCGAAGTAGACATatcttagatgactcataataacttattagaaatgatacaataaaattaatataaaaaatagttgaaaaaaaaaaaataagcaggCCTCATATAAGattcaagttaatttaaaacatcaataattaatttatcttttttttgtttactttgttttttattaaatatttttttaatatttagatgactcataataattaattagggttaaaatagtaaaattacggttgaaacaactgaaacaaacatgtcataaatgtctatttttactttttttatcaaatattattaattttttaatacgtaaataacatataataatcaattaggaaataacttattagaattggtataacaaaattaatataaaaaatagttgtgaaaaaaaattatacaagccttatataagatgtcaaaacaatttaaaacttgaatagtttgtttatcatttttttggtttattttatcttttttattaaatattattaatttttttaatacttaaataacttatagtaattGATTagagatgaaataataaaattacggttgaagcaactgaagcagacatgtcataagtGTGTATTTTatacttaaatgacatataataattaattagaggtgatatagtaaaatcacacaTTATTACTTAAATgacctatagtaattaattagggatgaaatagtaaaattacggttgaagcagatGAAGCAGGCatattataaatgtctattttatatttttgttaaatattattaattttttaatacctaaatgacatataataattaattaggattgatatgataaaatcacaaaaaaagcaGGCATGACGACCGCCTCCGGCTTCCAAGCCtcttatatatattagaatttaaaattgtattaaattttcatatatataaatcttcAGTATTAAAACCTTTTTGATAACGATTGGCATTAAGACCCGAACTTTAATGGTTTGAACGGTCCAATATCATGTAAAATAACGTAATTATCTCATTCAAATTTGATTATTGACATATTTAactatttaatttttctcaagTNNNNNNNNNNNNNNNNNNNNNNNNNNNNNNNNNNNNNNNNNNNNNNNNNNNNNNNNNNNNNNNNNNNNNNNNNNNNNNNNNNNNNNNNNNNNNNNNNNNNNNNNNNNNNNNNNNNNNNNNNNNNNNNNNNNNNNNNNNNNNNNNNNNNNNNNNNNNNNNNNNNNNNNNNNNNNNNNNNNNNNNNNNNNNNNNNNNNNNNNNNNNNNNNNNNNNNNNNNNNNNNNNNNNNNNNNNNNNNNNNNNNNNNNNNNNNNNNNNNNNNNNNNNNNNNNNNNNNNNNNNNNNNNNNNNNNNNNNNNNNNNNNNNNNNNNNNNNNNNNNNNNNNNNNNNNNNNNNNNNNNNNNNNNNNNNNNNNNNNNNNNNNNNNNNNNNNNNNNNNNNNNNNNNNNNNNNNNNNNNNNNNNNNNNNNNNNNNNNNNNNNNNNNNNNNNNNNNNNNNNNNNNNNNNNNNNNNNNNNNNNNNNNNNNNNNNNNNNNNNNNNNNNNNNNNNNNNNNNNNNNNNNNNNNNNNNNNNNNNNNNNNNNNNNNNNNNNNNNNNNNNNNNNNNNNNNNNNNNNNNNNNNNNNNNNNNNNNNNNNNNNNNNNNNNNNNNNNNNNNNNNNNNNNNNNNNNNNNNNNNNNNNNNNNNNNNNNNNNNNNNNNNNNNNNNNNNNNNNNNNNNNNNNNNNNNNNNNNNNNNNNNNNNNNNNNNNNNNNNNNNNNNNNNNNNNNNNNNNNNNNNNNNNNNNNNNNNNNNNNNNNNNNNNNNNNNNNNNNNNNNNNNNNNNNNNNNNNNNNNNNNNNNNNNNNNNNNNNNNNNNNNNNNNNNNNNNNNNNNNNNNNNNNNNNNNNNNNNNNNNNNNNNNNNNNNNNNNNNNNNNNNNNNNNNNNNNNNNNNNNNNNNNNNNNNNNNNNNNNNNNNNNNNNNNNNNNNNNNNNNNNNNNNNNNNNNNNNNNNNNNNNNNNNNNNNNNNNNNNNNNNNNNNNNNNNNNNNNNNNNNNNNNNNNNNNNNNNNNNNNNNNNNNNNNNNNNNNNNNNNNNNNNNNNNNNNNNNNNNNNNNNNNNNNNNNNNNNNNNNNNNNNNNNNNNNNNNNNNNNNNNNNNNNNNNNNNNNNNNNNNNNNNNNNNNNNNNNNNNNNNNNNNNNNNNNNNNNNNNNNNNNNNNNNNNNNNNNNNNNNNNNNNNNNNNNNNNNNNNNNNNNNNNNNNNNNNNNNNNNNNNNNNNNNNNNNNNNNNNNNNNNNNNNNNNNNNNNNNNNNNNNNNNNNNNNNNNNNNNNNNNNNNNNNNNNNNNNNNNNNNNNNNNNNNNNNNNNNNNNNNNNNNNNNNNNNNNNNNNNNNNNNNNNNNNNNNNNNNNNNNNNNNNNNNNNNNNNNNNNNNNNNNNNNNNNNNNNNNNNNNNNNNNNNNNNNNNNNNNNNNNNNNNNNNNNNNNNNNNNNNNNNNNNNNNNNNNNNNNNNNNNNNNNNNNNNNNNNNNNNNNNNNNNNNNNNNNNNNNNNNNNNNNNNNNNNNNNNNNNNNNNNNNNNNNNNNNNNNNNNNNNNNNNNNNNNNNNNNNNNNNNNNNNNNNNNNNNNNNNNNNNNNNNNNNNNNNNNNNNNNNNNNNNNNNNNNNNNNNNNNNNNNNNNNNNNNNNNNNNNNNNNNNNNNNNNNNNNNNNNNNNNNNNNNNNNNNNNNNNNNNNNNNNNNNNNNNNNNNNNNNNNNNNNNNNNNNNNNNNNNNNNNNNNNNNNNNNNNNNNNNNNNNNNNNNNNNNNNNNNNNNNNNNNNNNNNNNNNNNNN contains:
- the LOC107871184 gene encoding ATP-citrate synthase alpha chain protein 2, producing the protein MARKKIREYDSKRLLKEHLKRLCGIDLKICSAQVTESTDFTELTNKDPWLSSTKLVVKPDMLFGKRGKSGLVALNLDLAGVAEFVKTRLGVEVEMGGCKAPITTFIVEPFVPHDQEYYLSIVSERLGCTISFSECGGIEIEENWDKVKTIFLLTEKPMNLEACAPLIATLPLEVRGTIGNFLMGVFNVFQDLDFSFIEMNPFTLVNGEPYPLDMRGELDDTAAFKNFKKWGSIEFPLPFGRVLSSTESFIHSLDEKTSASLKFTVLNPKGRIWTMVAGGGASVIYADTVGDLGYASELGNYAEYSGAPNEEEVLQYARVVLDCATATPDGRKRALIVGGGIANFTDVAATFNGIIRALREKESKLKAARMHIYVRRGGPNYQTGLAKMRALGEELGVPLEVYGPEATMTGICERAIDCIMSEA